The Vallitalea longa genome includes a window with the following:
- a CDS encoding spore coat protein CotJB: MYDKKLMREIQQLGFATLDLNLYLDTHPDCKKALSDYNMIQREYENKRRMYELNVGPLVNFGMSPSKYPWEWLDGPWPWENE, from the coding sequence ATGTACGATAAAAAGTTAATGAGGGAAATACAACAATTAGGATTTGCCACTCTAGACCTTAACTTATATTTAGATACTCACCCAGATTGTAAAAAAGCACTCTCGGATTATAATATGATACAACGAGAGTATGAAAACAAAAGACGTATGTATGAATTGAATGTTGGTCCTCTAGTTAATTTTGGTATGAGCCCAAGTAAATATCCGTGGGAATGGTTAGATGGACCATGGCCATGGGAAAATGAATAG
- the glmS gene encoding methylaspartate mutase subunit S — translation MNNKKIVLGVIGADVHAVGNKILAYAFDNAGFQVINLGVMVSQEEYIKAAIETGADAILVSSLYGHGELDCRGLREKCEESGIGDILLYVGGNLVVGKTPFEEVKKKFIDMGFNRVYPPGTLPDVSIRDLKNDLGVID, via the coding sequence ATGAATAATAAAAAGATAGTCTTAGGTGTAATCGGTGCAGATGTTCATGCCGTCGGGAATAAAATATTAGCATATGCATTTGATAATGCAGGATTTCAAGTGATTAATCTTGGAGTAATGGTGTCACAAGAAGAGTATATAAAAGCGGCAATCGAAACTGGAGCTGATGCTATATTAGTATCATCATTGTACGGACATGGAGAATTAGATTGCAGAGGGCTTAGAGAAAAATGTGAAGAATCAGGTATAGGAGACATATTGTTATACGTTGGTGGCAATTTAGTAGTTGGAAAGACACCTTTTGAAGAAGTCAAAAAGAAATTTATTGATATGGGATTCAACAGAGTATATCCACCAGGAACACTTCCAGATGTTTCTATTAGAGATCTCAAAAATGATTTGGGAGTGATTGACTGA
- a CDS encoding methylaspartate mutase subunit E: protein MELKNKKIDDKSFQEIRQEVLLQWSTGKKVDFDEAVKYHEKIPKNKIFSEKLYEASKAGSTLIQPRAGVALVDKHIELLNYLVKEGEADLLPTTIDSYTRHNRYNEVEKGIDESRKAGRSMLNGFPAVNHGISLCRKVNESVNVPVEVRHGTPDARLLAEITIAGGFTSFEGGAISYNIPYSKNIPLDKTIYDWQYVDRLVGMYEEAGISINREPFGPLTGTLVPPCISHSVAIIESLLAAEQGVKNITVGYGQCGNLIQDVAAIKTIKTLTEEYLQKFGYEDTVVTTVLHQWMGGFPQDESKAFGVISWGAATAALAGATKVIVKTPHEAMGVPTKEANASGLKATKQVVTMLRDQRMELTRELEEEEEIIKAETRCIIDKTLELGEGDIAVGTIRAFQAGVIDIPFAPSRQNAGKIFPARDNTGAVRFLECANIPFTKEIKEYHYNKIQERAKYEKRDMSFQMVIDDIYAIGKGRLVGRPR from the coding sequence ATGGAATTAAAAAATAAGAAAATAGATGATAAGTCATTTCAAGAGATTAGGCAGGAAGTACTTTTACAATGGTCAACGGGTAAAAAAGTAGATTTTGATGAAGCTGTAAAATACCATGAGAAGATACCAAAAAATAAAATATTCTCTGAAAAATTATATGAGGCAAGTAAAGCAGGAAGTACACTTATACAACCAAGAGCTGGTGTAGCGTTGGTTGATAAACATATAGAACTTTTAAATTATCTTGTAAAAGAAGGAGAAGCTGATTTATTACCTACAACAATTGATAGCTACACAAGACATAATAGATATAATGAAGTTGAAAAAGGAATTGATGAAAGTCGAAAAGCAGGAAGATCAATGTTAAATGGATTCCCTGCAGTTAATCATGGCATTTCTTTATGTAGAAAAGTTAATGAATCCGTAAATGTACCTGTAGAAGTCAGACATGGTACACCTGATGCTAGACTGCTTGCAGAAATTACTATAGCAGGTGGTTTTACCTCTTTTGAAGGAGGAGCAATCTCTTATAATATTCCATATTCCAAAAATATACCTCTAGATAAAACTATATATGATTGGCAATATGTTGATAGACTTGTGGGCATGTATGAAGAAGCAGGTATCAGCATTAATAGAGAGCCTTTTGGACCACTTACTGGAACATTGGTTCCTCCATGTATTTCTCATAGTGTTGCAATAATAGAAAGCTTACTTGCAGCAGAACAAGGTGTCAAAAATATTACAGTAGGTTATGGACAATGCGGTAACTTGATTCAAGATGTTGCGGCTATCAAAACAATAAAAACCCTTACAGAAGAATATCTACAAAAATTCGGTTATGAAGATACTGTAGTTACAACTGTACTTCATCAATGGATGGGTGGATTCCCACAAGATGAATCAAAGGCATTTGGAGTAATCTCTTGGGGAGCAGCTACAGCAGCATTAGCAGGAGCTACTAAAGTAATAGTTAAGACTCCACATGAAGCAATGGGTGTTCCAACAAAAGAAGCAAATGCAAGTGGACTGAAAGCGACCAAACAAGTAGTTACTATGTTGAGAGACCAGAGAATGGAGCTTACTAGGGAACTAGAAGAAGAGGAAGAGATAATAAAGGCAGAAACAAGATGTATCATTGATAAAACCCTTGAACTAGGTGAAGGCGACATTGCTGTTGGAACAATTAGAGCTTTTCAGGCAGGAGTTATTGATATACCATTTGCACCAAGTAGACAGAATGCAGGTAAGATATTCCCAGCAAGGGATAATACAGGAGCTGTAAGATTTTTAGAATGCGCTAACATTCCATTTACCAAAGAAATTAAAGAATATCATTACAATAAGATACAGGAAAGAGCTAAATACGAAAAAAGAGATATGAGTTTCCAGATGGTTATTGATGATATTTATGCAATAGGTAAAGGAAGATTAGTAGGAAGACCAAGATAG
- a CDS encoding manganese catalase family protein: protein MWLYEKRLQFPVNIKHKDLRMAGLLVTQYGGPDGELGAAIRYLNQRYAMPTNKTKGLLTDIGTEELAHVEIISAMIYQLLKGATIQEIKDAGLSAHYAQHNHGLFPTDASGVPFTVAGIGSLGDPITDLHENLAAEQKARATYEHLMNLTDDPDLIEPLKFLRQREVIHFQRFGEALDDVQNELSKKKYY from the coding sequence ATGTGGTTATATGAAAAAAGATTGCAATTCCCAGTTAATATTAAACACAAGGATTTAAGAATGGCAGGACTATTAGTTACTCAATATGGTGGACCGGATGGAGAATTAGGTGCAGCGATTCGTTATCTTAACCAAAGATATGCTATGCCTACTAATAAGACTAAAGGATTACTTACTGATATCGGGACTGAAGAACTTGCTCATGTAGAGATTATCTCCGCAATGATCTACCAACTCCTAAAAGGAGCTACTATACAAGAAATCAAAGATGCAGGATTATCTGCTCACTATGCTCAACATAATCATGGTCTTTTCCCTACTGACGCTAGTGGAGTTCCATTTACTGTTGCAGGTATAGGTTCATTAGGTGACCCTATTACGGATTTACATGAGAACCTTGCAGCTGAACAAAAAGCTAGAGCTACTTATGAGCATCTTATGAATCTTACTGATGATCCAGATCTAATAGAACCATTGAAATTCTTACGTCAAAGAGAAGTTATTCATTTTCAACGATTCGGTGAAGCTCTTGATGATGTACAAAATGAATTAAGTAAGAAAAAATACTATTAA
- a CDS encoding HAD-IB family hydrolase, with product MSNIAAFFDIDGTLYREGLITEIFKKLIKSEIIDKQRWYNEVREKYIKWDKRIGNYDDYLLKMAEIYTDAIKGLHKTQIEFIAGKVIEQKGDRVYTYTRNRIKWHTDQGHKVITVSGSPYELVSAMSKKHGFNDFMGSIYLTDKNNIYTGEVNPMWDSKNKKEAINHLVEKYDIDLSKSYAYGDTAGDFSMLKSVANPIAINPTKELVAKLKNDPNTCTKAKIIVERKDMVYRLSPCDIIFENNN from the coding sequence ATGAGTAACATAGCAGCTTTCTTTGATATAGATGGTACTCTCTATAGAGAAGGACTCATAACTGAAATATTCAAGAAATTAATTAAATCTGAAATTATAGATAAACAAAGATGGTACAACGAGGTTAGAGAAAAATATATTAAATGGGATAAACGTATTGGTAATTATGACGATTACCTACTGAAAATGGCAGAGATTTATACTGATGCTATTAAAGGTCTTCATAAAACTCAGATCGAATTCATAGCCGGAAAGGTTATTGAACAAAAAGGTGACAGAGTCTACACTTATACAAGAAATAGAATCAAGTGGCATACTGACCAAGGTCATAAAGTTATAACTGTATCAGGTTCTCCTTATGAATTAGTTAGCGCCATGTCCAAAAAACATGGGTTCAATGACTTTATGGGCTCAATATATTTAACGGATAAAAATAATATATACACAGGTGAAGTGAATCCCATGTGGGATAGCAAGAACAAAAAAGAAGCTATAAATCATCTTGTGGAAAAGTATGATATCGACCTATCCAAATCTTATGCCTATGGTGATACGGCTGGTGATTTCTCCATGTTGAAATCCGTTGCTAATCCGATTGCTATAAATCCTACAAAAGAACTCGTTGCAAAACTGAAAAACGATCCTAATACTTGTACAAAAGCTAAAATTATAGTTGAAAGAAAAGATATGGTCTATAGACTTAGCCCTTGTGATATTATTTTTGAAAATAATAATTAG
- a CDS encoding AraC family transcriptional regulator, producing MNIAEIVHKKFPNNESHHRVLSNNNSTGILLSGYVRKNSHTGSHIDYTPSEYHGLFVLSGKGIYKDINGKEIPIESGDFVQRFPNKTHSTIVTTDDWSELYLSIGHKVFNSLAEIYVFSPDKPVLTPGHDFELIQQMLDFHHRLDKANRIELPLLMNEAIAIISKATYLDRINRTTTDEMNILAMSIKYIEEHITNRISVEDVAQYVNMGYEKFRKLFTKQYRISPGNYILNRRINAAQKLLSSSNLSVKEISLELGYPDSYTFSKQFKKITGHTPSEFKRFYYL from the coding sequence ATGAATATAGCAGAAATAGTACATAAAAAATTTCCTAATAATGAATCTCATCATAGAGTATTAAGCAACAATAATTCTACTGGTATATTACTTAGCGGTTATGTTAGAAAAAATAGCCATACTGGTTCTCATATAGACTATACCCCTAGTGAATATCATGGTTTATTTGTTTTATCTGGTAAAGGTATATACAAAGATATTAACGGAAAAGAAATTCCAATAGAATCAGGAGATTTTGTCCAAAGATTTCCTAATAAGACTCATAGTACTATAGTTACTACTGATGATTGGAGCGAATTATATCTTTCTATAGGCCATAAAGTATTTAATAGTTTAGCTGAAATATATGTTTTTTCTCCTGATAAACCAGTATTGACCCCTGGACATGATTTCGAACTTATTCAACAGATGTTGGATTTTCATCATAGATTGGATAAAGCTAATAGAATAGAGCTTCCATTACTTATGAATGAAGCTATCGCTATTATCTCAAAAGCGACATATCTTGATAGAATCAATAGAACAACAACAGATGAAATGAACATATTGGCGATGAGCATTAAATATATAGAGGAACATATTACTAATAGAATTTCTGTTGAAGATGTAGCACAATACGTTAATATGGGTTATGAGAAATTCAGAAAGCTTTTTACGAAACAGTATAGGATATCTCCAGGCAATTATATCCTTAATCGTAGAATCAATGCTGCACAAAAATTACTATCATCCAGTAATTTATCAGTAAAAGAGATATCTTTAGAACTAGGATACCCAGATTCATACACTTTTTCTAAGCAATTCAAAAAAATAACAGGCCATACACCCTCTGAATTCAAAAGATTTTATTATTTATGA
- the glmL gene encoding methylaspartate mutase accessory protein GlmL, translating into MEAVLLIDFGSTYTKVTAVDLENKAIIGTSKAFTTIESDICEGLDNALDNLKSKCSDLTVKEMFACSSAAGGLRMVAIGLVPDLTAEAAKRAALSAGAKVMKVFSYELNESEAEEIDDIRPDIILLTGGTDGGNREVILHNAKMLASLKTTAPIIIAGNKSVQEKVADILCEKEITICENVMPELDVLNIESARLAIREVFLKRIVYAKGLSKVNKLIEGIIMPTPSAVLKAAKLLGEGTDNQKGIGELIVADVGGATTDIHSIAKGLPSKGGVLLKGLPEPFVKRTVEGDLGVRYSADALVGSCGVEELLKRIDLDKSQIEEYQQLIKRNPGFITDDDEIFEKFDFGLAALAVKNAVDRHVGRIETHYTPFGATYVQTGKDLTTVRNIIGTGGPIINCKRAKDVLKESLFDPVEPSILKPMRGKIFIDSKYIFAAMGLLAVKYPDIALTIMKKDIKLILEVN; encoded by the coding sequence ATGGAAGCAGTATTACTCATTGATTTTGGCAGTACCTATACGAAAGTTACTGCTGTTGATTTAGAAAATAAAGCTATAATAGGTACTTCAAAAGCATTTACGACAATTGAATCAGATATATGCGAAGGACTTGATAATGCTTTAGATAATCTAAAGTCAAAATGTAGTGATTTAACTGTGAAAGAAATGTTTGCATGTAGTAGTGCGGCCGGAGGACTAAGAATGGTAGCAATCGGTTTAGTACCTGATTTGACTGCTGAGGCTGCTAAAAGAGCTGCTCTTAGTGCAGGGGCAAAAGTAATGAAAGTATTTTCTTATGAACTTAACGAAAGTGAAGCAGAAGAGATTGATGATATAAGACCAGATATAATTCTATTGACAGGGGGAACTGACGGGGGTAACAGAGAGGTTATTTTACATAATGCTAAGATGTTGGCTTCATTGAAAACAACAGCACCTATTATTATAGCAGGTAATAAATCTGTGCAAGAGAAAGTTGCAGATATATTATGTGAGAAAGAAATCACTATATGTGAAAATGTTATGCCTGAACTTGATGTTCTCAATATTGAATCAGCTAGGCTAGCAATAAGAGAAGTTTTTCTCAAGAGGATAGTATATGCAAAAGGATTATCCAAAGTCAATAAATTAATCGAAGGTATAATAATGCCAACACCATCAGCAGTATTGAAGGCTGCAAAACTTCTTGGAGAAGGTACAGATAATCAAAAAGGAATTGGTGAGTTAATAGTTGCTGATGTAGGAGGTGCAACAACTGATATTCATTCTATTGCAAAGGGACTACCTAGTAAAGGGGGAGTACTATTAAAAGGTCTTCCAGAGCCATTTGTAAAAAGAACCGTAGAAGGTGATTTGGGAGTAAGGTATAGTGCAGATGCTTTAGTTGGTTCATGTGGAGTTGAAGAACTATTAAAGAGAATTGATTTAGATAAATCTCAGATAGAAGAATATCAGCAATTGATAAAAAGAAACCCTGGTTTCATAACTGACGATGACGAAATATTTGAAAAATTTGACTTTGGGTTAGCTGCTTTAGCAGTTAAAAATGCGGTAGACAGACATGTTGGAAGAATTGAAACACATTACACACCTTTTGGAGCTACTTATGTTCAGACAGGGAAAGATTTGACAACTGTTAGAAACATCATTGGTACTGGTGGTCCTATAATTAATTGTAAAAGAGCAAAAGATGTTCTGAAAGAGTCATTATTCGACCCTGTTGAACCATCAATATTGAAACCTATGAGAGGTAAGATTTTTATAGACAGTAAATACATTTTTGCTGCTATGGGGTTATTAGCAGTTAAATATCCGGATATTGCACTAACTATTATGAAGAAAGATATAAAACTAATATTAGAGGTGAATTAA
- a CDS encoding ribbon-helix-helix protein, CopG family — protein sequence MSPKKMGRPHSENPKNIKLQIRVDQDTMDMLDECAERLNSNRSDVVRKGIKKIADDLEVK from the coding sequence ATGTCGCCAAAGAAAATGGGCCGACCACATTCTGAAAATCCTAAGAATATAAAATTACAGATTAGAGTAGATCAGGATACTATGGACATGCTTGATGAGTGCGCTGAGAGACTTAATAGTAATCGTTCTGATGTAGTTCGTAAGGGAATAAAGAAGATTGCTGATGACCTAGAGGTAAAATAA
- a CDS encoding anaerobic sulfatase maturase — MPPLTTLIKPASGNCNLRCKYCFYYDVMNSREVKNYGIMSEETLEILVKKAFDFAEGMVTFAFQGGEPTLATLDFYKKLIELEKKYNKNNIKVNNAIQTNGMVVNDEWAKFFHDNEFLVGLSLDGYKEIHNFYRVDANGEGSFNRVLKTAKIFDKYNVMYNVLCVVNKHIAKHGRKVYNFYKKQGFKFLQFIPCLDEIGEEFGKNPYSLTPKDYEIFLKTLFDLWYDDFVNGNRISIRMFDNILQIILGYEPESCDMRGHCSVSSVIEADGSVYPCDFYVLDEWKLGNVVDSSFEEILSSEKGIQFIKESINTDSNCNDCEFYNICRGGCKRHKEPKIDGKYTKNYFCSAYKEFYKYTLPRFMEIARNIR, encoded by the coding sequence ATGCCACCACTTACGACGCTGATAAAACCAGCTTCAGGCAATTGTAATTTAAGGTGTAAATATTGTTTCTATTATGACGTAATGAACAGTAGAGAAGTCAAGAACTATGGGATAATGTCAGAAGAAACATTAGAAATATTAGTTAAAAAAGCTTTTGATTTTGCAGAGGGAATGGTAACATTCGCTTTTCAAGGGGGAGAACCTACATTAGCTACTTTAGATTTCTATAAAAAGCTGATAGAATTAGAAAAAAAATATAATAAGAATAATATAAAAGTCAATAATGCGATACAAACAAATGGAATGGTAGTTAATGATGAATGGGCTAAATTTTTCCATGACAATGAATTTCTAGTAGGTCTATCACTAGATGGTTATAAAGAAATCCATAATTTTTATCGTGTAGATGCTAATGGTGAAGGTAGTTTTAATAGAGTATTAAAGACTGCTAAGATATTTGATAAGTATAATGTAATGTATAATGTCCTTTGTGTAGTTAACAAACATATAGCTAAGCATGGAAGGAAAGTTTATAATTTCTATAAAAAACAAGGATTCAAATTCTTACAATTCATTCCATGCCTAGATGAAATAGGGGAAGAATTCGGTAAGAATCCATACTCTCTAACACCAAAAGACTATGAAATTTTTTTGAAGACATTATTTGATTTATGGTATGATGATTTTGTAAATGGCAATAGGATAAGCATTAGAATGTTTGATAATATCCTTCAGATTATATTGGGATATGAACCTGAGAGTTGTGATATGAGAGGACATTGTTCAGTCAGTTCAGTGATTGAAGCTGATGGTTCTGTTTATCCTTGTGATTTTTATGTTTTGGATGAATGGAAATTGGGTAATGTTGTTGATTCCAGTTTTGAGGAAATATTGAGTTCGGAAAAAGGCATACAATTTATAAAAGAATCAATAAATACAGATTCAAACTGTAATGATTGTGAATTTTACAATATTTGCCGTGGCGGATGCAAAAGACATAAAGAACCAAAAATCGATGGCAAATATACTAAAAATTATTTCTGTAGTGCATATAAAGAATTTTATAAATATACATTACCACGTTTTATGGAAATAGCTAGGAATATAAGATAA
- a CDS encoding spore coat associated protein CotJA, whose protein sequence is MRDMYNNRRPILSERPNNRMQAPKKPNNDKDDSMEKHEIRLATAYIPNQPYVGLVPLQEGFHRGSMFPNLYQPYQDWRRR, encoded by the coding sequence ATGAGAGATATGTATAATAATAGAAGACCTATTTTATCAGAACGTCCCAATAATAGGATGCAAGCCCCAAAAAAACCAAATAATGATAAAGATGATTCTATGGAAAAACATGAAATCAGATTAGCAACTGCTTATATTCCCAATCAACCATATGTAGGACTAGTCCCTTTACAAGAAGGATTCCATAGAGGAAGCATGTTCCCTAATCTATACCAACCTTATCAAGATTGGAGGCGTCGTTAA
- a CDS encoding MFS transporter, translated as MGSLVLSVLKNKKSRNYKNKAILEGAMHKSRKYFILEGVTGIGQNSLTAGAFLAGFIALLNGSEQINGIVAVVPATVGLLQIFSSLIFEKLESRKKTIVSMAIALRCLLSLVYFIPMLLIPLGYGLQAFIICYILAYSMNALICPALFDWLVNVTPISIRGQYLAYRDKISLGVTAILTIFLGKVLDYFKDAGNQMIGFAVVGVIIAVLGFLNVYALMNISEYKENYTIKKYNLKQVLTTPLKSVSFRKIIMLFVLWNFALQIGGPYIAIYMVTKLNLKYTYMMTLSVIATVVRVIFANKWGSIADKRSWFLSTKCSIGILAVVHFTWGFVNGSNYVVLAPLLHILSGIAWGGIGISMFNIQFLFAKKEGRTMYIGLNAAIGGIVSGIAVWIGGRLIKLLEYKELVIFNIHINNMQITFFISGLLLLLCPLFIKVFIEDKKLQQETE; from the coding sequence ATGGGTTCACTTGTATTAAGTGTGCTAAAAAATAAGAAGTCTAGAAATTATAAGAACAAAGCTATTCTAGAGGGGGCTATGCATAAAAGTAGAAAATATTTTATCTTGGAAGGTGTAACAGGTATAGGACAAAACTCATTGACTGCAGGAGCTTTTTTGGCTGGTTTTATAGCACTTTTAAATGGTTCTGAACAAATTAATGGTATAGTTGCAGTCGTTCCAGCTACAGTAGGTTTACTTCAAATATTTTCCTCACTGATATTTGAAAAATTGGAAAGCAGGAAGAAGACAATTGTAAGTATGGCTATAGCTCTTAGATGTTTATTGTCACTAGTTTATTTTATTCCTATGTTATTAATACCGTTAGGATATGGATTACAAGCTTTTATTATCTGCTATATATTGGCTTATTCCATGAATGCACTTATATGTCCAGCATTATTTGATTGGTTGGTTAATGTTACGCCAATATCAATACGGGGACAATATCTAGCGTATAGAGATAAAATATCTTTAGGAGTTACTGCTATTTTAACAATTTTTCTAGGTAAAGTACTTGACTATTTTAAAGATGCAGGTAATCAAATGATAGGTTTTGCAGTAGTTGGAGTTATAATTGCTGTTTTAGGTTTTTTGAATGTTTATGCTTTGATGAATATTAGTGAGTACAAAGAGAATTATACAATAAAAAAATACAATTTGAAACAGGTACTGACTACACCATTAAAAAGTGTGTCATTCAGAAAAATAATAATGCTATTCGTATTATGGAATTTCGCTCTTCAAATAGGAGGTCCATATATTGCTATATACATGGTAACTAAGCTTAATTTAAAATATACATACATGATGACGTTGTCAGTAATTGCAACAGTAGTCAGAGTTATATTTGCTAATAAGTGGGGAAGTATTGCAGATAAAAGATCATGGTTTCTAAGCACTAAATGTTCTATAGGGATTTTAGCGGTTGTACATTTCACATGGGGATTTGTTAACGGTTCTAATTATGTTGTTCTTGCACCATTATTACATATACTATCTGGTATAGCATGGGGTGGAATAGGGATTTCTATGTTCAATATACAATTCTTATTTGCTAAAAAAGAAGGAAGGACAATGTACATTGGACTGAATGCTGCTATAGGTGGGATTGTTAGTGGTATAGCAGTTTGGATAGGTGGTAGATTGATTAAATTACTCGAATATAAAGAGTTAGTTATTTTTAATATACATATAAATAATATGCAGATAACATTTTTTATATCAGGATTATTATTACTGCTGTGTCCATTATTTATAAAAGTATTTATTGAAGATAAGAAATTACAACAAGAAACAGAATAG
- a CDS encoding TIGR00266 family protein has product MSLAHEIDYKIQGDDMQLVEIELDPRESVIAEAGAMTYMDQGIEMETIFGDGSKNNSSGFMGKLMGAGKRVLTGESLFMTVFTNTWNDKKHVSFAAPYPGKIIPMDLSYYGGKIVCQKDAFLCAAKGVSVGIEFQKKLGVGFFGGEGFIMQKLEGDGLAFVHAGGTVIERELMPGETLKIDTGCLVALTKDVHYNIEYVGKIKSAFFGGEGLFFATVTGPGKVWIQSLPFSRLADRMLSAVRGVPGGKSKGEGSVLDVFGGLGNLFDGD; this is encoded by the coding sequence ATGTCATTAGCACATGAGATTGATTACAAGATTCAAGGGGATGATATGCAATTAGTTGAAATTGAACTTGATCCAAGAGAAAGTGTTATAGCTGAGGCAGGCGCTATGACTTATATGGATCAAGGGATAGAAATGGAGACAATATTCGGTGATGGCTCTAAAAATAATTCTAGTGGCTTCATGGGAAAATTAATGGGAGCAGGAAAACGAGTTCTTACTGGTGAAAGTTTATTCATGACAGTATTTACTAATACTTGGAATGATAAGAAACATGTTTCTTTTGCAGCTCCATATCCAGGTAAAATCATACCTATGGATTTATCGTATTACGGAGGAAAGATAGTTTGTCAGAAAGATGCATTTCTATGTGCGGCAAAAGGAGTTTCGGTAGGAATTGAATTCCAGAAAAAATTAGGAGTAGGTTTCTTTGGTGGAGAAGGATTTATCATGCAGAAACTGGAAGGTGATGGACTTGCTTTTGTTCATGCTGGAGGAACAGTTATAGAGAGAGAACTTATGCCAGGTGAAACTCTTAAGATAGATACAGGATGTTTAGTGGCTCTTACAAAAGATGTACATTATAATATAGAATATGTTGGTAAAATCAAAAGTGCTTTCTTTGGTGGTGAAGGTCTGTTTTTTGCAACAGTTACAGGACCAGGAAAAGTATGGATTCAATCATTACCATTTAGTAGATTAGCAGATAGAATGCTGAGTGCCGTTAGAGGAGTACCAGGTGGAAAATCAAAAGGTGAAGGCAGTGTACTAGATGTATTTGGAGGATTAGGTAATCTCTTTGATGGTGATTAA